Part of the Candidatus Poribacteria bacterium genome is shown below.
TCTGTCACAGAGCGTGTCCCCAGTCTGGGTCGCAGCGAGTTTCGTGAGTGCGCCAATGTCGCCTGCTTCTACCTGTGGTGTATGGATTGCCTCGTTACCGTTCATGAATGCTGTTTTTCCGAGGCGTTCAATTTGTCCTCGCGTCGAATTACTGACCTGAGTATCCCCTTGTAATGTGCCGGAGTAGACACGGAAGAAGCTCAATTGTCCTGCAAACGGGTCGGCAATCGTTTTGAAGACAAGAGCGGACATCGGGGCATCCAATGATGGTTCGCGACTCTCCTCTTCATTCTCTGCAGATGTAACTGCGCCTACGTTGACCGGAGATGGGCAGCCAGTTAACAGTGTATCCATCAATTGTTGCACGCCGATATTGTTCAAGGCAGCACCGCAAAGCACAGGGGTAAACTGATTCTCGAAAATCCCAAGTCGCAAACCGTTCTGAATCTCTTCGTCCGATAGTTCACCTTCAAAAAACTTCTCAATGAGTTCATCGTCGCTTTCTGCAGCGACTTCGACAAGTGCTTCGCGAGTTTCTTCAACCTCTGTCTCCAAGTCTGCGGGTGTTTCGGCTTTTGCAGCGCGCTTGCTTCCATCGGGTTGCAAATAAGCCGCCATCTGTATAACATCGACAACACCGGCAAACTGGTCCTCTTTACCGATTGGGAGTTGAATAGGGACCGCCCGAGTCTCTAAAATTTCTTCAACACTTGCGAGTGCATTTTCAAAACTGGCGTTCTCTTTATCCATTTTATTGATAAAGATGAGGCGTGGCAATTCGTATTTGTCCGCGACCTCCCACACCTTTTCGGTTCCACCTTCGACACCGGTTGTTGCATCCACGACGACAACAACAGCGTCGACGACTCGGAGGACACTGTGGAGGTCGCCATAAAAATCTTCTGCCCCCGGGGTATCAATCAGATTTAGTTTATGTCCTTCCCATTCTGCGATACAGACTGAACAGTTGAGAGTCGTTTTGCGTTCAATCTCGTCAGCGGCATAGTCAGCTACAGAAGTTCCACTATCGACAGCCCCCATTCGCTCAATGGCACCACCGTTGTAAAGCATCGCTTCAACGAGTGATGTTTTGCCGGCTCCTGAATGCGCGATAATTGCAATGTTTCGGATCTGGTCTGTTCTGTATTGTTTCATACGTCCAAAATTTTCTCCTTTTACTATTAGCCACACGGAATAGAGCGAGCTACGCCGTTTAAA
Proteins encoded:
- the fusA gene encoding elongation factor G — its product is MKQYRTDQIRNIAIIAHSGAGKTSLVEAMLYNGGAIERMGAVDSGTSVADYAADEIERKTTLNCSVCIAEWEGHKLNLIDTPGAEDFYGDLHSVLRVVDAVVVVVDATTGVEGGTEKVWEVADKYELPRLIFINKMDKENASFENALASVEEILETRAVPIQLPIGKEDQFAGVVDVIQMAAYLQPDGSKRAAKAETPADLETEVEETREALVEVAAESDDELIEKFFEGELSDEEIQNGLRLGIFENQFTPVLCGAALNNIGVQQLMDTLLTGCPSPVNVGAVTSAENEEESREPSLDAPMSALVFKTIADPFAGQLSFFRVYSGTLQGDTQVSNSTRGQIERLGKTAFMNGNEAIHTPQVEAGDIGALTKLAATQTGDTLCDRDASFQLSGVDFPNSVISYAIHPTREGDDEKLMTSLTRMSEEDPTFKIERNEVTKQLLISGLGDLHININRERMADKFGVETELSPPKVPYRETIRRRVQGVQGRHKRQSGGRGQFGDVTINLAPLQRGDGFEFVNNIVGGAIPRNYIPAVEKGIRERMDRGLLAGFPIVDIQIDLYDGKYHPVDSSDMAFQIAGSIAFSAAAEEANPCLLEPVMSVEITVPEQFMGSIIGDLNGRRGQVMGVEQMGRKQVIQANVPLSEMLRYSIDLKSMTSARGTFIMEFSHYEITPDDVAQKVIAASKTEEEE